From a region of the Pan paniscus chromosome 19, NHGRI_mPanPan1-v2.0_pri, whole genome shotgun sequence genome:
- the LOC117978379 gene encoding eukaryotic initiation factor 4A-III, which yields MATTATMATSGSARKRLLKEEDMTKVEFETSEEVDVTPTFDTMGLREDLLRGIYAYGFEKPSAIQQRAIKQIIKGRDVIAQSQSGTGKTATFSISVLQCLDIQVRETQALILAPTRELAVQIQKGLLALGDYMNVQCHACIGGTNVGEDIRKLDYGQHVVAGTPGRVFDMIRRRSLRTRAIKMLVLDEADEMLNKGFKEQIYDVYRYLPPATQVVLISATLPHEILEMTNKFMTDPIRILVKRDELTLEGIKQFFVAVEREEWKFDTLCDLYDTLTITQAVIFCNTKRKVDWLTEKMREANFTVSSMHGDMPQKERESIMKEFRSGASRVLISTDVWARGLDVPQVSLIINYDLPNNRELYIHRIGRSGRYGRKGVAINFVKNDDIRILRDIEQYYSTQIDEMPMNVADLI from the exons ATGGCGACCACGGCCACGATGGCGACCTCGGGCTCGGCGCGAAAGCGGCTGCTCAAAGAGGAAGACATGACTAAAgtggaattcgagaccagcgaGGAGGTGGATGTGACCCCCACGTTCGACACCATGGGCCTGCGGGAGGACCTGCTGCGGGGCATCTACGCTTACG gtTTTGAAAAACCATCAGCAATCCAGCAACGAGCAATCAAGCAGATCATCAAAGGGAGAGATGTCATCGCACA GTCTCAGTCCGGCACAGGAAAAACAGCCACCTTCAGTATCTCAGTCCTCCAGTGTTTGGATATTCAG GTTCGTGAAACTCAAGCTTTGATCTTGGCTCCCACAAGAGAGTTGGCTGTGCAGATCCAGAAG GGGCTGCTTGCTCTCGGTGACTACATGAATGTCCAGTGCCATGCCTGCATTGGAGGCACCAATGTTGGCGAGGACATCAGGAAGCTGGATTATGGACAGCATGTTGTCGCGGGCACTCCAGGGCGTGTTTTTG ATATGATTCGTCGCAGAAGCCTAAGGACACGTGCTATCAAAATGTTGGTTTTGGATGAAGCTGATGAAATGTTGAATAAAG GTTTCAAAGAGCAGATTTACGATGTATACAGGTACCTGCCTCCAGCCACACAGGTGGTTCTCATCAGTGCCACGCTGCCACATGAGATTCTGGAGATGACCAACAAGTTCATGACCGACCCAATCCGCATCTTGGTGAAACG TGATGAATTGACTCTGGAAGGCATCAAGCAATTTTTCGTGGCagtggagagggaagagtggaaatTTGACACTCTGTGTGACCTCTACGACACACTGACCATCACTCAGGCGGTCATCTTCTGCAACACCAAAAGAAAG GTGGACTGGCTGACGGAGAAAATGAGGGAAGCCAACTTCACCGTATCCTCAATGCATGGAGACATGCCCCAGAAAGAGCGGGAGTCCATCATGAAGGAGTTCCGGTCGGGCGCCAG CCGAGTGcttatttctacagatgtctgggCCAGGGGGTTGGATGTCCCTCAGGTGTCCCTCATCATTAACTACGATCTCCCCAATAACAGAGAATTGTACATACACAG AATTGGGAGATCAGGTCGATACGGCCGGAAGGGTGTGGCCATTAACTTTGTAAAGAATGACGACATCCGCATCCTCAGAGATATCGAGCAGTACTATTCCACTCAGATTGATGAGATGCCGATGAACG TTGCTGATCTTATCTGA